One Vibrio campbellii CAIM 519 = NBRC 15631 = ATCC 25920 genomic window carries:
- the rpsP gene encoding 30S ribosomal protein S16 gives MVTIRLARHGAKKRPFYQIVVADSRNAATGRFIEKVGFFNPTAQGQEEGLRLDLDRVNHWVGQGASLSDRVAKLVKDAQKAA, from the coding sequence ATGGTAACCATTCGTTTGGCACGTCACGGCGCTAAAAAGCGTCCATTTTATCAAATCGTAGTAGCGGACAGCCGCAACGCTGCAACTGGCCGTTTCATCGAGAAAGTTGGTTTCTTTAACCCAACAGCACAAGGTCAAGAAGAAGGTCTACGTCTAGACCTAGACCGCGTTAACCACTGGGTTGGCCAAGGCGCGTCTCTATCTGACCGCGTTGCTAAGCTAGTTAAAGACGCTCAAAAAGCGGCTTAA